In Pirellulales bacterium, a single genomic region encodes these proteins:
- the ribB gene encoding 3,4-dihydroxy-2-butanone-4-phosphate synthase: MNPHFSTIDDAIAAIRRGQIIIVVDAEDRENEGDFVCAAEKCTPEIVNFMIRHGRGQLCMPILPDVAQRLELPQMVEANSAPLGTAFTVPIDHRSSRTGITAQERATTIRAILDPASKPSDFVRPGHLFPLVAKEGGVLRRAGHTEAAVDLARMAEFPPAGVLCEILDDGGDRAGREFLFALAAQHDLHIISIEELLRYRRVREKLVYRIAEAELPTRHGQFKLIAYGVKYETQQPMVLVMGDLTKTVAPLVRLHSSCFTGDVLDSLRCDCGDQLHMALDRISQEGCGALVYLPQEGRGIGLVEKIKAYQLQDQGLDTVEANLALGYKADVRDYGVGIQLLKDLGLSKVRLLTNNPKKTDAFIYGGFDLQVVDQVPILPTVHEHNARYIATKRDKLGHILPDIP, from the coding sequence ATGAATCCTCATTTTTCCACTATTGACGACGCCATTGCCGCCATCCGCCGAGGGCAAATTATCATCGTGGTCGATGCGGAAGACCGTGAAAACGAAGGGGACTTTGTCTGCGCCGCAGAAAAGTGCACGCCGGAAATCGTCAATTTCATGATTCGCCACGGGCGCGGCCAACTGTGCATGCCCATTTTGCCCGACGTGGCCCAGCGGCTGGAACTGCCGCAAATGGTGGAAGCGAATTCCGCGCCTTTGGGCACGGCGTTCACGGTGCCGATCGATCATCGCAGTTCGCGGACCGGCATTACGGCGCAAGAGCGTGCCACCACCATCCGTGCCATTCTCGATCCGGCCAGCAAGCCTAGCGATTTTGTCCGCCCCGGCCATTTGTTCCCGCTGGTGGCCAAAGAAGGGGGCGTGCTCCGCCGCGCCGGCCATACGGAAGCCGCCGTCGATTTGGCTCGCATGGCCGAATTCCCTCCCGCTGGCGTCCTGTGCGAAATTTTGGACGACGGCGGCGACCGCGCCGGCCGCGAATTTTTATTCGCCCTGGCCGCCCAGCACGATCTGCACATTATTTCCATCGAAGAACTGTTGCGCTACCGCCGGGTCCGCGAAAAATTGGTGTACCGCATTGCCGAAGCGGAATTGCCCACCCGTCACGGGCAATTCAAGTTGATTGCTTACGGCGTGAAGTACGAAACGCAGCAGCCCATGGTGCTGGTGATGGGCGATCTCACAAAAACCGTCGCGCCGCTGGTGCGGCTCCACTCGTCCTGCTTCACCGGCGACGTGCTCGATTCGCTCCGCTGCGATTGCGGCGATCAACTGCACATGGCCCTCGACCGCATCAGCCAAGAAGGCTGCGGCGCGCTGGTGTACTTGCCGCAAGAAGGGCGCGGCATTGGGCTGGTTGAAAAAATCAAGGCGTATCAACTGCAAGATCAGGGCCTCGACACGGTCGAAGCCAATTTGGCCCTGGGCTACAAAGCCGATGTCCGCGATTACGGCGTCGGCATTCAACTGCTCAAAGATCTGGGCCTGTCTAAAGTGCGGCTGCTGACGAACAACCCGAAAAAGACTGATGCCTTCATCTACGGCGGCTTCGACCTGCAAGTGGTCGATCAAGTTCCAATCCTTCCCACGGTGCACGAGCACAACGCCCGCTACATCGCCACCAAGCGCGACAAACTCGGGCACATTCTGCCAGATATTCCGTGA
- a CDS encoding 2-oxoacid:acceptor oxidoreductase subunit alpha, with product MSTTADPPIPLTLPPKSRKPSETLESATVRFCGDSGDGMQLAGLQLTNTSALLGNDVATFPDFPAEIRAPRGTKAGVSGFQIHFANHEIFTPGDQVDALVAMNPAALVTNLCDLIRGGILIVNKDSFEPKGLQQAGYERDPLTDGSLQSYRVFPVEMTKLTKAAVEELGISQKEADRCKNFFAMGMAFWLYDRPLEPTLRYIDEKFGKMPDIAEANRRALMAGYNYGETTEAFTAHYSVPKAKLPPGKYRSITGNQALAWGLITAAQRSGCELFLGSYPITPASDILHELSRFKNFGIRAFQAEDEIAAMTSAIGAAFGGAMAITTSSGPGIALKQEAIGLAVMTELPVLIINVQRGGPSTGLPTKTEQADLLQAVCGRNGECPVPVLAAQSPGDCFEIAQEAWQIAVRYMTPVFVLSDGYLANGSEPWRIPDTTKLGPIEVEHPGPSVSGQPFMPYARNERLARPWALPGTPGLMHRVGGLEKQDITGNVNYEPDNHQHMVNIRAAKVAGIVRDIPPLEVQGPASGKLLVLSWGGTYGACATAARNVQAQGGSVAHAHLRHLNPFPGNLGDVLKRYEKVLIPELNLGQLRLLIRGQFLVDAVGYNKVQGKPFTVSELTHKIETMLK from the coding sequence ATGTCGACCACCGCCGATCCGCCGATTCCGCTAACCCTGCCCCCCAAATCGCGCAAGCCTTCCGAAACGCTGGAATCGGCGACCGTTCGCTTTTGCGGCGACTCCGGCGACGGCATGCAGTTGGCCGGCTTGCAGCTGACCAACACTTCGGCCTTGTTAGGGAATGATGTCGCTACTTTCCCCGACTTTCCGGCCGAGATTCGGGCCCCGCGCGGCACCAAGGCGGGCGTTAGCGGGTTCCAAATTCACTTTGCCAATCACGAAATTTTCACGCCCGGCGACCAGGTCGACGCCCTGGTGGCAATGAATCCGGCGGCGCTGGTCACCAATTTGTGCGATTTGATTCGCGGCGGAATTCTGATTGTCAACAAAGACTCGTTCGAGCCCAAAGGATTGCAGCAGGCCGGCTACGAGCGCGATCCGCTCACCGACGGCAGCCTGCAAAGTTACCGAGTGTTTCCGGTCGAAATGACCAAGCTTACCAAGGCGGCCGTCGAGGAATTGGGCATTAGCCAGAAGGAAGCCGACCGCTGCAAAAACTTTTTCGCCATGGGCATGGCGTTTTGGCTGTACGACCGTCCGCTGGAGCCGACGCTGCGGTACATCGACGAAAAATTCGGCAAAATGCCCGACATCGCCGAAGCCAACCGCCGGGCGTTAATGGCCGGCTACAATTATGGCGAAACGACGGAAGCGTTCACCGCGCATTACTCGGTGCCCAAGGCCAAGCTGCCACCGGGGAAATATCGCAGCATCACGGGAAACCAGGCGTTGGCCTGGGGATTGATAACGGCGGCCCAGCGCAGCGGCTGCGAATTGTTTTTGGGCTCCTACCCCATTACGCCGGCCAGCGACATTCTGCACGAGCTTTCGCGCTTCAAAAACTTCGGCATTCGCGCCTTTCAGGCGGAAGACGAAATTGCCGCCATGACTTCGGCCATTGGTGCAGCCTTTGGCGGCGCCATGGCGATAACCACTTCCAGCGGGCCAGGAATCGCGCTCAAGCAAGAAGCCATTGGCTTGGCCGTCATGACCGAGTTGCCGGTGCTGATCATCAATGTGCAGCGCGGCGGGCCAAGCACCGGTTTGCCCACCAAAACCGAGCAGGCTGATTTACTACAGGCCGTGTGCGGCCGCAACGGCGAGTGCCCTGTGCCGGTGCTGGCTGCCCAGAGCCCAGGCGATTGCTTTGAAATTGCCCAAGAGGCATGGCAAATTGCTGTGCGCTATATGACTCCGGTGTTTGTGCTGAGCGACGGCTACCTGGCCAACGGCTCCGAGCCATGGCGCATTCCCGATACGACAAAACTTGGGCCAATTGAAGTGGAGCATCCGGGCCCGTCGGTCAGCGGTCAGCCTTTCATGCCCTATGCCCGCAACGAGCGGCTGGCACGCCCCTGGGCATTGCCTGGCACGCCCGGCTTAATGCACCGCGTGGGTGGCCTGGAAAAGCAAGATATTACCGGCAACGTGAATTACGAGCCCGATAACCATCAACACATGGTGAACATTCGGGCGGCAAAAGTAGCGGGCATTGTCCGCGATATTCCACCGTTGGAAGTGCAAGGCCCGGCATCGGGCAAGCTGCTGGTATTAAGCTGGGGCGGCACCTACGGCGCCTGCGCGACTGCGGCTCGCAACGTTCAAGCACAGGGGGGGTCGGTTGCACATGCCCATTTGCGGCATTTGAACCCGTTCCCCGGCAACTTGGGCGACGTGCTCAAGCGATACGAAAAAGTGTTGATTCCCGAATTGAATCTCGGCCAATTGCGGCTGCTGATTCGCGGCCAATTTTTGGTCGACGCCGTGGGATACAACAAAGTGCAGGGGAAGCCGTTTACGGTTTCGGAATTGACGCACAAAATTGAAACCATGTTGAAGTGA
- a CDS encoding 2-oxoacid:ferredoxin oxidoreductase subunit beta, with the protein MSTASLPVLTPQDFTSDQDVRWCPGCGDYSILAQMKKVLPTLGVPPEKMVFISGIGCSSRFPYYMNTYGMHSIHGRAPAVATGLKAARPDLTVWVITGDGDGLSIGGNHLMHAIRRNLDLNIVLFNNQIYGLTKGQYSPTSPNGKVTKSTPVGSVDNPIHPISLALGCEATFVARSIDVNIKHLSAILKRAAEHKGTSFVEVYQNCNVFNDGAFEWATNRETKADTVIELEHGKPLIFGKNRNKGIRLNGMQLEVVELGKGIEEDDLLFHDEKMQEPSLAYLLSRMCNPDLPEPIGVFRCVDRPRYEEKMSEQIAEARAKRAGSLEALFNTGDTWVVE; encoded by the coding sequence ATGTCTACCGCTTCACTGCCTGTGCTGACGCCGCAAGATTTCACCAGTGACCAGGATGTCCGTTGGTGTCCTGGCTGCGGCGATTATTCGATTCTGGCGCAAATGAAAAAAGTGCTCCCCACGCTGGGCGTGCCGCCGGAAAAAATGGTGTTCATTTCCGGCATCGGCTGTTCCAGCCGGTTTCCGTATTACATGAACACGTATGGCATGCACTCCATCCACGGCCGCGCTCCGGCGGTGGCCACCGGCTTGAAAGCGGCCCGCCCCGATTTAACGGTGTGGGTGATCACTGGCGACGGCGATGGGCTTTCCATCGGCGGCAACCATTTAATGCACGCCATTCGCCGCAATTTGGATCTGAACATTGTTCTGTTCAACAACCAAATTTACGGCCTGACCAAGGGGCAGTATTCCCCCACCTCGCCGAACGGCAAAGTGACCAAGAGCACGCCAGTGGGCTCGGTCGATAACCCAATTCATCCCATTTCGCTGGCCCTGGGCTGCGAAGCAACCTTTGTGGCCCGGTCCATCGACGTGAACATCAAACACCTGAGCGCAATTTTGAAGCGCGCGGCAGAGCACAAAGGAACCTCGTTCGTTGAGGTTTATCAAAACTGCAATGTGTTCAACGATGGGGCCTTTGAATGGGCGACGAATCGCGAAACCAAGGCCGACACCGTCATCGAGCTGGAGCACGGCAAACCGCTGATCTTCGGCAAAAACCGCAACAAGGGCATTCGCCTCAATGGCATGCAATTGGAAGTGGTCGAGCTGGGTAAAGGCATTGAAGAGGACGATTTGCTGTTCCACGATGAAAAGATGCAAGAGCCCAGTTTGGCCTATTTGCTAAGCCGCATGTGCAATCCGGACCTTCCGGAGCCGATTGGTGTGTTTCGCTGCGTCGACCGGCCGCGCTATGAAG